GCAATCATTCTTCACGGGATGATGCTCATGTCACCGGATATTTATAAAGACCAGATCGCCCACCTGTGCAAACAGGGATACATCGTACTGTTCCCGCAGATCAACAAGGGCGGACTGGCTGGTCTTGCCACGGACAATGACCAGAACCTCATGATGCATCGCGCCATCGATTCGGTCAATACGGCTCTTGATGCCCTGGGAACAAAGGCCGACCAGGACAACCTGGTCCTTTACGGTCATTCCCTGGGAGGACTCATTGCCATGTGCTGGGCCGCCAATGAAGGGACTGCCATAGCGCCTCCCGTGAAAAGCATGGTGCTCGTGGAGCCCTGCATCTACTCAGCCATTCCGGCCTTCGTCGATGTGTTCGTCACCATCACGGAACTGGATTTCATCACGAAAGCGCAAGCCGCAACCTGCCCCGTCATCATGATCACCGGCGAGGATGATTCTATCGCTCCTCCCTCCACGGCCATTGAGGCCTATGATGCCCTGAGCAATGTATCGTCCAAGGCGCTGTACCAGGTGTATTCCGACCGTTACGGCGATGAGGAGCTCATTGCCGATCACATGGCGCCCATCTGCGATGACGGCTGGATGCCCTCATGGGCCATGGACATGCTGGGCGGCGACGGTGAAGTGGACACCCTGGATTACCGTGTTTTCTGGACTGCCATGGATGCGGCCTTTGATTCTGTCGTAAATATTGATTTTGACATGGGAGCCTGGAGCGACGGGACCCCGGTACTGGATGTGGAAAAACTTCGTCCCTGACGCCCGCCAGTTCACACTAAAAAATTCTTACAAAAATAAAGCCAAATAAAGCGGCTGTATCATGATTTATCATAATGATATAGCCGCTTTTTATTTGTGCCTGTTTTGAAAAGCCGACAACTTATTTTTGCAGTGCATGAAAATAATAGTTGCATTCAAACAATCACGTCATTAATCTTTTCATTCGCAGATAGTAACAGCATTAATAAGAGAGGTCGTCATGGCAGATTTATCCACCACCTATATGGGACTGGAGCTGAAAAACCCCCTGGTTGTTTCCAGCTGCGGTCTCACCGGGTCCCTTGAAACAATAAAAGAAATCGACCGTGCCGGAGCCGGGGCTGTCGTCCTCAAATCCCTCTTCGAGGAAGAGATCTCGGGCGAGATAAACTCCCTTTCCTCGTCGGAGAAGGGGACCGGGTACGGCGTCGAGGCCGATGATTACCTCCGATATTACGTAAAACAGAATGCCGTGGATAATTACCTGACCCTGATCCGTGAGGCGAAAAAAAACATTTCCATCCCGGTCATCGCCAGCATCAACTGCAGCACGGCAAAGGGATGGACTTCCTTCGCGAAAAAGATAGAACAGGCCGGTGCCGATGCCCTGGAAATAAACATGTTCATCCTCCCCTCGGACCCCAAAGAGAAAAGTACTGATATTGAAAAAATTTATTACCAGGTGGCGCGCGACCTGAAAAAAATCGTAAATATCCCCATAGCCATGAAGATCAGCCCCTATTTTACCGGTCTCACCAACATGATAACGGGGCTTTCCGAAACAGACCTGGGCGCCATTGTTCTCTTCAACCGCTTCTTCAGCCCCGACATAGACCTGAAAACCATGGAGATAGTATCGGCGGGAGTCTACAGCAATCCCGGTGATATAGCCCTCCCACTGCGATGGATCGGCATCACGGCAGGAAAGGTAAAGTGCGACCTGGCGGCCTCAACAGGCGTCCATGACGGGCCTGACGCCGTGAAGGTCATCCTGGCCGGAGCCCGCGTCGCCTACGCGGCATCAACGTTGTACATCAACGGCATACAGCATATCCCCGTCATGCTCGGCCAGATCAATGACTGGATGGACAGCA
The window above is part of the Spirochaetae bacterium HGW-Spirochaetae-1 genome. Proteins encoded here:
- a CDS encoding diguanylate cyclase, coding for MADLSTTYMGLELKNPLVVSSCGLTGSLETIKEIDRAGAGAVVLKSLFEEEISGEINSLSSSEKGTGYGVEADDYLRYYVKQNAVDNYLTLIREAKKNISIPVIASINCSTAKGWTSFAKKIEQAGADALEINMFILPSDPKEKSTDIEKIYYQVARDLKKIVNIPIAMKISPYFTGLTNMITGLSETDLGAIVLFNRFFSPDIDLKTMEIVSAGVYSNPGDIALPLRWIGITAGKVKCDLAASTGVHDGPDAVKVILAGARVAYAASTLYINGIQHIPVMLGQINDWMDSNNYQSIDKFRGALKRRDSAATRRFERAQFMKYFSSHEQK